The Amblyomma americanum isolate KBUSLIRL-KWMA chromosome 2, ASM5285725v1, whole genome shotgun sequence genome contains the following window.
CAGCATCGGCAGGTGAGACAATAAAATCAGTAAAAAAGCTTCACTGTCAATGAAACGCGTTCCTCGTGTTATGTGGCCTGCGCAGGACGGGCAGCTACAAGAGCGCCACGCTGTGTCCTGCCGCGCGTGGGACTACGACACGGCGTGGCCCGAGGACAGCATCGTGAGCCGCTGGGACCTGGTGTGCGAGCGTGCCTGGATGTACCAGCTCTCGCCCCTTACGTACATGCTGGGCGCCGTGTTGTTCGCTCCGGTGGCCGGCCTTCTCGCGGACCGCGTCGGGCGCCGGCCCATCATCAGCGTCGCGGTGGCGACGTTGCTGCTGCCCAGCATGGGGGCATGCGTCGCCGACACCTTCTTCTACTTCCTCCTCACCAGGTGCGCGAATGAAGGAGTCGCCATTGTCATCACTGTCGTAGGCAGAGCAGTGGTCGGCGTCCACATTCCGGTAGTTCCGGTGGGTCTAGGAGGCACCTTCAGTAGTAGACTGTACTCGAAAGGAAATTCCTGTAAACGGTTTTTGTGACGAATTCAAGTCTTCGCAAGGGGATGgtgattttgtttggtttggaCGCTTCCCAAATATGTGCGCATTAATGATTTCGCTGCCCAGAGCCTCCCTCCATGTATATATGTCTAGATGGgggaagataggaagaaagatgATTAAGCCGGAATAAAACCATTTCCTGAGTGAGcgtgggacccgccgcggtggctcagtggttagggcgctcgactactgatccggagttcccgggttcgaacccgaccgcggcggctgcgtttttatggaggaaaaacgctaaggcgcccgagtgcacACCAAGCGCACACCAAGCGGTCCCAGTCTCTAAGGATAAGgcgttgaaactgggcttgataaaggAGCCGATGCTGCAACACAGCGGACTAAAGTTCGAGCCATATTAGAGCATGCACCATCTGTGTTCTGGGTAACTCGAAGAATAGGAGCAGCGTGCTGGCGGCTTTCTTTCGCGCAGATCGAACCCACGGTGCTACCGATCCAAAGCTGTCCAGGTCGAAACCTATCACCCGCATCGACGAGGCTGTAGTAACGAGTTGGCCGTTCAAGGATAGCTGTATAGGTGTGAGCAAAAGGCGGCGTCAACCCCACATGCCataaagtttgtttttttcaACCATCAATGTCAGGTGACTCCTGGTGCACCACTGAGGGGTCTTGTCAAGAGCGGTCTGAATGCCTATCTCCTGGCGGCTAAGGCCCGCGTGTAGTTATCAAACCGTTGCATTATCCGCATATACCAAATGAAATATATCCGGAATGGTTGTCAGTTGCCATGCCAGAAGAAACAGTTCGATGTTGAAAATTTTGGGGCTAGCATGGATCTTTGAGGTACACCCTTCTCTATGTTGAAGTGGCCAATAGCGTGGCCTTGCTGATGCGTATGGTGAAGGAACGGTCTTCCAAGAACGAAGCCATGAAGCGGATTTCTTGAGGAGGGATATGATGCCAGCGTACAATGCCCATGCGCGTTGTGGACGTACATGTTTATAAGCGTGCGGATTTTGCGAGATCTGCCTCCGAGTAGCGCCATGCTTGATAGGTGGCTCAGTCCGTCGTCAGTGCCCAAGTGagggcgaaagccaatctgagctGGGTGGTGTATCGACGTGTAGCAGGTCACGCTGTGGTCGCCTGGCTGCACTGGCCAGACCCACGGGATATAAAGGAAACGCAGCACAATATTGGTGGTTCTTCCCGTTTGAGTCCGAGCGTCCGCGTCCTGTTATTCGAAGCGGGTGGTACCAGTGATACCGTTCGAGTCTCCATGAGAGCCATGTAGCTAGCGTCCGTCCTAGTAGCTCACATAGTGTGCGCGTAGCGCAGTCGGGCGAAGGTTACTTAACCTTCTAGGATGCTTTCCGGGCTTAGGGATCGGCACCACCTTACCATGTTTGCACGATGTTCAGACGTCTCCGGATCTCTAAATTGTGTCCAGGGCGTAAACTTATCACTCCATTGCCGGGCCGTCGATGTAAGTCCATCTAGCCAAGGAGCTTTACACAGTTTCGCTTGATCTATTGCAAGAAACAGTATGGTGAGCTGCATTTGCATACCTTCAAGGTCCTCTTTGCTTGGAGGCGAGCCCGCTTCTGAAGGAAGAGCATTCGAGTAAGTGAATGGCGCTGCAGTTAAATCCGGAAATGAAGTCCTGATGACCCCTTAAGCGAACTGACTTGACGTCTGTGCGCAAGAAAGACAGGTGGAACTTGCGGGGTCTTGTGAACGTTTGCCGATTTCGATGAGACGAATGGTGCGCCATATAGACGCAGTCTTTGACAGTGAGCCAGGAGACGCGCACCAGTCCTGCCATCTCCGGAAACAGTTGGCTTTCCTCCACCCAACTTGAATGAGTGGCATTTTGACGCGCTGCACGAAGTTTTCTGCAGATCCGATGGGGCTGATAGCAGGCAGGCGTTGAGTGCCGTCCTGAACAAGTCCTACTCTGTGACATGGCAACGGCGCTTACGGCAACTCTGGGAATGAGGATCCAAACTGATAAGCAATGGATGGAGATAGCTGCTGCAACAGTCTATTTCTCGGTCTCAAGAGACAGGGCGTGCAGCGCACAACCATGTTAGGTCTGGCGAGGAAGAATGAGATGGGGATGATCCTATAGGTTTCGTTGCGGTGCCTAAGAAATCCAGAAGCACAAACTCTGTTTTGTATGATTGTATTTCGTGCAAATTATACAACCAAAAAGAAAACTATCAGTACCGATTCCGGACTTATATTAAACAAGGCCTGCGTACCGATTTAAGGTCCGTATAAATAGAAATAACTAAATTGTCTTAGTTACTTGGGAGCAGCGCGGAACCGACGCGGCATTGTTTAACTGTTTACTTATGTTTTTTACGCTTCAATAGGTTCCGCTGAgatgtttttctttcttgtgcatatatactatatatagccggatacaactaaaaaacgcagcggcaaatgcccctcataGGTGCTCCTCCAGCCAATGGATTCGGCCCATTTTCCCCCTTGACCAATCCCCTTGGACCTGCTACCACGAAATCGCAAGGGGTGCCAGATGAATGGGAAATACCAGCTCCCTAATGGATTAACCGCGGaatcatgaaaatcggttggcgccaaTGGCTGGAGAGCCTCGTTTGAGGGGCATATTccgcttcgttctttcgttgcATCCGACTCTAGTCATTCAAGCGTCACCAAAACGTAGTGTACATTTGGATAAGAAATATAAGAGGGAACATGGGTGCACGTGGCCTCTTCGCTCCGCAaacagctgccgccagcagacGACGAGAACGTGCGGCCGCGGGGAAATGCGCGAGAAGAGCAGCCGGTCAAGCTTACGGGGCATACGCCTTTGCCGCCGATTTCCGCCGCATCTCGGCGACAGCTATCCGCGAAGTGCGGCGtacacgcgctcccgtgttctcTCTCAAATTGGCTCTACCTTACGCCACAGCAAATGTGTTCGTGCGGCACGTAATGTCTTCGCAGACTCACCGTGTCGGGCTCCACGCACTCCATCGTGATGCTCCTGTACATCCTGCTGTACGAGGTGACGGGCAGCGAGCGGCGCTTTGTCTTCGTGCTCATCGACACCGCGCTGCCATTCACGCTGGTGCCACGCATGGTcgaggcgctgtcgtggctgcgcCCCCACTGGTTCCTCGTCCAAGTGTTCATCCTGGTCCCCACCGGCCTCCTCGCCTCCTGCTGCTACCTGCTCGAAGAGTCACCCGTCTGGCTGCTGGCCACGTGGCGCCTACAAGAGGCTGAGCAGCTGATGTTGGCCGCTGCCAGGCAGAATGGCGTCAACCAGACGCGTGCCAGGAACAGCTACCGCCTTCTTCGCGAGCAGCTTGCAAAGGTGCAGGCGGAAGCTTCGAGCTGTGGGTTCAACTCCAGGTTGAGGGTAGCACACTTCCACACCCGGGTCGTCACCGTGGCGCTGTCCTGGTTCACTCTAACCCTCGTCCTGTATTCCTTCACGCTACGGCCAGCTGAGCCCCCTAACGAGATTTTGGAACTGGTGCACATGTGCCTGCAAGCGCTCTGCTACGTCTTAATCTACCGGTACATGCATCTGAGGGGACACCTAAGCGGCCTCTTAGTCGGCTTCGGCCTTCTGGGAGCGTCCATGATCCTCCAGGCGGTGTTCGCCTACGGGGCCCAAGAGCATGCGGCGCGCCTGTGCGAAATGGTAGTGCATTGCGCCAGCTACTGTGCAGTCAGCCTCATCTACGGCTACACGGCCGAAGTCTATCCTACAGTCATGCGCAGCATAGGGATGGCTTTGTCATTCGACGTTGGccgcctggggggggggggggggaaggggggggctGATGGCCGCTGCGATCACACTAACCGAAGGCGCCGACGCTCTGTTGGCAATCAATATTGCCATGGTTCTGCTCGTCGTGCTCACCGCTGTCGCCATCCAGTGGCTTCCCGAGGTGGTCGTGGTGCAACAGCCTAAAACGAAGGCGCTGAAAGCGCTTAGCGTCGAAGAGCGCAAGGAAGCGATTAAGGCGTCACTGACGCCGCAGCGACACCGTCGTGCCGGCAGCGGACACTCGACGCCA
Protein-coding sequences here:
- the LOC144120275 gene encoding solute carrier family 22 member 16-like, which translates into the protein MPQHRQDGQLQERHAVSCRAWDYDTAWPEDSIVSRWDLVCERAWMYQLSPLTYMLGAVLFAPVAGLLADRVGRRPIISVAVATLLLPSMGACVADTFFYFLLTRLTVSGSTHSIVMLLYILLYEVTGSERRFVFVLIDTALPFTLVPRMVEALSWLRPHWFLVQVFILVPTGLLASCCYLLEESPVWLLATWRLQEAEQLMLAAARQNGVNQTRARNSYRLLREQLAKVQAEASSCGFNSRLRVAHFHTRVVTVALSWFTLTLVLYSFTLRPAEPPNEILELVHMCLQALCYVLIYRYMHLRGHLSGLLVGFGLLGASMILQAVFAYGAQEHAARLCEMVVHCASYCAVSLIYGYTAEVYPTVMRSIGMALSFDD